ATAGGTACTGTATAGTTCTGAAATAAAAAAATTGAATAAAATTTAAACTATGTTATTTGAAAATAATAAAAAAAGAGTTGCTTATTATTATTGTTAGGTTGAAATATTAAAAGCTGCAACTAGTTATAAAAAAGATAAAAATAGGAGAATTAATGAAACTTTTCGTTATGTTGTTAGTAGTATTAACTACTTACTAAAGTGCAGCATGGGCATTTGATCATAATCAAACTGGTGCTGTTGAAGGAAACGCTCAGCTATACATCGGAAATTTTGCTGGAATCCAATCGGGTACTGAGGATGATAGTAATATTTATAAAATTGTAATTGAAAGAAAAGAGGTATTCTGTGGTGGTTCAGAAACCTACAGGTTAGTAAAAGAGGCAGTTATTGATGCAGATATTCAAGGAATGGTATTTGAAGAAATGGACTTTTTTTTGCCAGTTACAATGAATTACTTAGTGTGGAATGATGGGAATAAGGCATTCCATTACAGAGCTAGAGTATATCATTATGATGATGAGAACGGCTTTGTTCTTGATCAAGACTGGTTCGAGTCACAAGATCTAACAGTATCAAGAACAGCAGACCCCATACCGCCAAACTCTCAAGAGTAGCAATCCGTAGGCTGGAGTTTATCCTCCATCTCTATAATTTAATTTAGAGGATCGATAAATGATAGTAATATTATCTTTCATGTTTTTATATACAACTTTATCTGGAAATCAATTTTTAAATAGCTTTATATGTGTTCCTAACTCAGATATAATAGCAAGTGCATGTACTGAAATAGAACAGATTGATAACAATCTACTAGTAATTCAATCAATAAAAAAAAATGAAAATCACAGAGAATTATCCATAAACAAAATCACAAAAGATGGTATTATCTTACTAAGAAAAAAATTAGAGTTTCAAGGTAAACAGTTTTTTACAAGAGGAGTTATAGTTCATAATGATAGAATTTTTTTCCTCTACGGTACTAATTTAAACAATTATATAGAAATGTTTTTGATGTCTCTTGATTATGATTTCAACGTAATAAAAAATAAAAAAATTATTGAGTTTGATGCGGAGTTTATGCATGGCTCTCTCTATTTAAACAATAATAAGATCTATTTCTCAGGAGGTTATGAAAAATTTTCTAATAAACATCAATACTTATTTATTAATGTTTATGATGCTGAGTTGAATGAGATCGAATCATTTCAAAGTGATGAAGATAAAATGCTTTCATCTATTTGTATTATGGATAATTTCATATATGCAGGTAAGTATAAATTCTATTCAGATTTATGTGTGTTAACGAAATATGATATGAGATTTAATGTTGTTTTTGAGTATAACTTGTCTTCCCTGCACAATCAAATAAATAAAATTCAGACAGATGGTGATGATGTAGTAGTTTTAACTGTTGGTGCATATGGAGATCCTTATCTTTGTAGATTTGATGATGAATTGAATCTATTGAATGAAACAAGTTTTGGAGGTCCATTAACTGATAATCAATTTAAATATTGTTCTTTCAATAAATATTTTATTACTTGTGGCAAATACAATTCGCAAATATATCCATCATTTCATGCAGGAAATGCAAATGTCACTGTACTAGACTCAGATTTCAACGTTCTGAATACTCTAATCTATGATGATAACGTCGAGATTCAGTCTTTATTTTATGATCTAACAATAACTGAAAATGGCAGAATTTTTCTTGTTGGTAGTTACAATAATTGTGCATGGCTTTTTGAGTCAGATCTGGAAGGTAATTATAATCCTGTCACTCCAATAGAAGAAAATATAGCAGAAGATATAAAGTTTTATAATTATCCAAATCCTTTTAATCCTGTAACAAATATCTGCTTTTATTTAGAAAGTAACTCAAATGTAGATCTATCAATTTACAATTTAAAAGGAGAAAAGATTACTTCAATCTACAACGGATTTCTGGATAAAGGAGATCAAACTTTTAGTTGGAAACCTCTAGGTGATCTTTCCAGTGGTGTTTACTTTTCTGTTCTAGAAATCAATGGTGGCAAAAGAATTACTAAAATGATCTATAACAAATAGTGTCATATGACCTGATCTAAACAAAGATGTAAATTTAGGTTAAATTTATTATGAGATCAGATATTTATTACATTTTAATTTCATGATTATTCTTCATAAAATGAGATAACAATTTAAATACTTTGATTTATTGTTTTTTTTTACCATTTTAAAAAAAATCAAGGAGTAAAAAATGATAATGTTTGCAATTGGATTTCTAATTTTTTTAATTTTTCTTTTCATGATAATCTATAATTCTTTCATAACTGTTAGAAACAGATCAGAAGAAGCTTATGCGACAATGGATACTTATCTTAAAAAACGATGGGATATAATTCCGAATTTGGTTGAAACGGTAAAAGGTTATGCCACCCATGAAAAGAGTACTCTCGAGAATATTGTAAAAGCCAGAAATATAGCTATGAATTCTTCAAATGATAAAGAACTTAAAGAGAATGAAAATATACTCTCTAAAAGTTTGAAATCTGTTTTTGCTTTGAGCGAAAATTATCCGGATTTAAAGGCGAATCAAAACTTCCTAAACCTTCAAACACAACTTGAGAGTATTGAAACAGATATTTTGAATTCGAGAAAATATTACAATGCCGTGATCAGAGACTACAATACAAAAATAGAATTATTTCCACAATCGTTAGTTGCTTCAATTATGAAATTAGCTAAGAAAGAGTATTTTGAAATTGAAGAAAACGAAAAAGAAAATATTAAAATAAAATTTTAGGAGAACAATGAAACTTTATTTATCCATTGTAATAATAATTTTTTATGGATTTATCAACGCCAAAGAGTATTTCGTAATCGATAGATACGAGATAAATATCAATGTTTTGGAATCAAATGTTTATGAAGTTACTGAAATTCTTGATGTGAGTTTCAGTCAACCTAGACATGGTATTTTTAGGTATTTGGAAACAAAGTATAGAAATTATCCTGTCGAAATTACTGATATCGAAGTTAGAGGTCATCAGGCAAGATATACTGAGACAAGAAATAAACTAATAATAATTATTGGATCGGAAGATGAATATGTAGAAGGAAACCAAAGATACGTTATTAGATATAAGTATGATGTTGGTGACGATAGAAACTCCAATATGGATGAATTTTACCATAACCTAATCGGCTTAGACTGGGATACAGATATAAGTGAAGCTAAATTTTCAATTCAGATGCCTTTTGATTTCGATTCTTCAAAACTAAACTTTACATCCGGTACGATAGGTAGTGTAGATAATAGTAATGTTGAGTGGAAAGTTGAAGATAAAACAATTACGGGTTCAATAAAATCTCCACTGGGTAGTTATGAAGGTTTAACCGTAGCACTTCCTCTGCCAGAAGGTTATTGGATAAATGCTAAAAAACATATAAGCTACAGGGATCTTTTCTATCAATTTTTAGGATATCCATATTATCTGATAATAATTTTAATTTCTGCATTTTTATGGTTTAAACATGGTAGAGATAAAAAACTTTATCCATCAGTAGAGTTTTACCCTCCGGAAAATTTTTCACCTGCAGAAATTGGGTATATTATTGATGGTAGAGTGGATAATAATGATGTTACTTCATTGATAATCTATTGGGCTGAAAAGGGTTTTTTAGATATTGAACAAAGTAAAGGCACAAAATCTCTTACGCTTATAAAAAAGAAAGATCCTGATTCTTCATTTAAAGATTACGAAAAGAGAATGTTTAGAGCCCTATTCAAATCCGGCGGAGATAAGGTTAATTTAGATGATCTGGTAAATTCTTTTTATAAAACTATTATGTTTACAGCTGGTGATATTGAACGATCATTTACAAAAGATCCACAAAAGAAAATTTATGAGAGTAATAATAAAAAATATACGTTTCTTATTGGTCTTATGTCGTTTTTCCCATTAATTATGATTTCATTTGAAGTTTTTCTAACTATTCCTGAGGGAACCATTTCTGGCAATAATGCTCCTCCTTTTATTATGGGTTCTGTATTTGGTCTTTTTTTGGTAATACCAATGTTTCTTTTTGCTTATGGGGTTACAACACCATACGGATATAAACAAAAATCAATAAAGATTATGCTGATTATTACTTCGCTTGTTTTGGCAGGGTTATCTTATCTACTGATAGCTTTTTTAATAGATATTGCAAGGGTAAGCCTGGAAAAATATATAGCAGCTTTGGTCTCAACCTTTATATCATCTGTTTTTATGTATTTAATGTCAAAAAGAACACCTTACGGGGATCAAATTCTTGAAAAAGTATTAGGTTTCAGAAAGTTCATTGACAGTGCTGAAAAGTCAAAATTAGAGGAGTTATTCGATTCTAATCCTTCATATTTTTATAATATTTTACCATATGCAATAGTGATGGGGCTTTCTTCTAAGTGGTCAAAACATTTTGAAGGTCTTAGCATTTCAAAGCCTGATTGGTACATACATTACGACTATTATGATGATAATGACTTCAGCACTACAAATTTTACGGATCATTTCAATAGTAGTTTTAATGAAATAGTAACCAAGGTAAACTCTTCTCCATCTTCAAGTTCAAGTGGAGGATCTTCGAGCTCATCCGGAGGTTCATCAGGTGGAGGTTCCGGTGGCGGAGGTGGCGGTAGCTGGTAAACAATAATTTATTAGCCACATCATACCAAAAATATCATAGATTTTATTTTACTTAAATAGTAAATTCTTGATTATTTTGACCATAAAGGATAAATTGTCACAGACAAAAAGGGATTGGATAATGATAATAGTTCTTGATAAAAAATATAGCGAAAAAAGTTTAGAGAGAATCAAACAAGTGGTTGAATCTTCAGGTTATAATTTAAATATAACCGAGGGTAATGATAAAATAGCCTTAATGGTAATTGGTTCTCCTGTGAACATAGACAAGAGTCTTTTTATGGCAATTGATGGAGTAGAAACGGTGATACCTGTTAGTGGAAAAACGGGATTGACAGGAAAAACAGATTATGACCATAAATCAATAGTAACATTAAAAAATAATGTTATGATTGGCAGGGGTTTCACCATGATAGCAGGGCCATGCTCTGTTGAAACAGAAAAACAGATGGATGAGGTCTCTTATTTTCTAAATACTCAAGGTGTGAAGATTTTGCGTGGTGGAGCTTTTAAACCAAGAACTTCTCCCTATAGCTTCCAGGGTTTGGAAGAAGCTGGATTAAAGCTTTTGAAAAAATATGCTGAAAAATATAATATGGCAATTATAACAGAAGCTGTTGATGAAGTATCTCTTGATTTAGTAAGTGATTATGCTGATATAATTCAGATTGGTGCAAGAAATATGTACAATTATTCACTACTTAAAAAAAGCTCGAAAAAGCCAAACCCAATTTTGTTAAAAAGAGGAATGAGTGCGTCTACAGATGATTTACTTTCCTCAGCTGAGTATCTTCTTGCAGGTGGAAATAACAATGTAATTCTTTGTGAAAGAGGAATTCGTGGTGCAACAGGTATTAAAGATACATATGTACTAGATTTTAATGGTGTTGATGAGTTACAGACAAAAACACATTTACCTGTAATAATCGATCCCAGTCATGCCGCTAAATATAAAAATCGTGTTTTCAGATTGGCAAAAGCTGCAGCAGCATATGGATCTGATGGGATGATGATAGAACTTCATCCTGATCCTCAATCTGCTTTATCGGATGGAGCTCAGAGTTTAAACTTTGATATGTTTGAAAAATTGATGAAATCTATAGCAATTTTAA
The sequence above is drawn from the Candidatus Delongbacteria bacterium genome and encodes:
- the aroF gene encoding 3-deoxy-7-phosphoheptulonate synthase — protein: MIIVLDKKYSEKSLERIKQVVESSGYNLNITEGNDKIALMVIGSPVNIDKSLFMAIDGVETVIPVSGKTGLTGKTDYDHKSIVTLKNNVMIGRGFTMIAGPCSVETEKQMDEVSYFLNTQGVKILRGGAFKPRTSPYSFQGLEEAGLKLLKKYAEKYNMAIITEAVDEVSLDLVSDYADIIQIGARNMYNYSLLKKSSKKPNPILLKRGMSASTDDLLSSAEYLLAGGNNNVILCERGIRGATGIKDTYVLDFNGVDELQTKTHLPVIIDPSHAAKYKNRVFRLAKAAAAYGSDGMMIELHPDPQSALSDGAQSLNFDMFEKLMKSIAILNGLNDGH
- a CDS encoding DUF2207 domain-containing protein encodes the protein MKLYLSIVIIIFYGFINAKEYFVIDRYEININVLESNVYEVTEILDVSFSQPRHGIFRYLETKYRNYPVEITDIEVRGHQARYTETRNKLIIIIGSEDEYVEGNQRYVIRYKYDVGDDRNSNMDEFYHNLIGLDWDTDISEAKFSIQMPFDFDSSKLNFTSGTIGSVDNSNVEWKVEDKTITGSIKSPLGSYEGLTVALPLPEGYWINAKKHISYRDLFYQFLGYPYYLIIILISAFLWFKHGRDKKLYPSVEFYPPENFSPAEIGYIIDGRVDNNDVTSLIIYWAEKGFLDIEQSKGTKSLTLIKKKDPDSSFKDYEKRMFRALFKSGGDKVNLDDLVNSFYKTIMFTAGDIERSFTKDPQKKIYESNNKKYTFLIGLMSFFPLIMISFEVFLTIPEGTISGNNAPPFIMGSVFGLFLVIPMFLFAYGVTTPYGYKQKSIKIMLIITSLVLAGLSYLLIAFLIDIARVSLEKYIAALVSTFISSVFMYLMSKRTPYGDQILEKVLGFRKFIDSAEKSKLEELFDSNPSYFYNILPYAIVMGLSSKWSKHFEGLSISKPDWYIHYDYYDDNDFSTTNFTDHFNSSFNEIVTKVNSSPSSSSSGGSSSSSGGSSGGGSGGGGGGSW
- a CDS encoding LemA family protein encodes the protein MIMFAIGFLIFLIFLFMIIYNSFITVRNRSEEAYATMDTYLKKRWDIIPNLVETVKGYATHEKSTLENIVKARNIAMNSSNDKELKENENILSKSLKSVFALSENYPDLKANQNFLNLQTQLESIETDILNSRKYYNAVIRDYNTKIELFPQSLVASIMKLAKKEYFEIEENEKENIKIKF
- a CDS encoding T9SS type A sorting domain-containing protein produces the protein MIVILSFMFLYTTLSGNQFLNSFICVPNSDIIASACTEIEQIDNNLLVIQSIKKNENHRELSINKITKDGIILLRKKLEFQGKQFFTRGVIVHNDRIFFLYGTNLNNYIEMFLMSLDYDFNVIKNKKIIEFDAEFMHGSLYLNNNKIYFSGGYEKFSNKHQYLFINVYDAELNEIESFQSDEDKMLSSICIMDNFIYAGKYKFYSDLCVLTKYDMRFNVVFEYNLSSLHNQINKIQTDGDDVVVLTVGAYGDPYLCRFDDELNLLNETSFGGPLTDNQFKYCSFNKYFITCGKYNSQIYPSFHAGNANVTVLDSDFNVLNTLIYDDNVEIQSLFYDLTITENGRIFLVGSYNNCAWLFESDLEGNYNPVTPIEENIAEDIKFYNYPNPFNPVTNICFYLESNSNVDLSIYNLKGEKITSIYNGFLDKGDQTFSWKPLGDLSSGVYFSVLEINGGKRITKMIYNK